One window from the genome of Desulfobaccales bacterium encodes:
- the glmM gene encoding phosphoglucosamine mutase: protein MTDTRKLFGTDGVRGVANVYPMTAEVALQLGRALAYVIKYGPGRHRIVVGKDTRISGYLLEYAIVAGICSMGVDVLLLGPFPTPGIAHITSSMRADAGVVISASHNPYQDNGIKFFSGSGFKLPDELEARIETLMTQPELDGASPTATEVGQAFRIDDARGRYISFLKSTFPKELEMDGLKIVVDCAHGATYRIAPEIFTELGAEVIPMGVRPNGRNINRKCGATSPEGMAVLVKRQGADLGLAFDGDGDRVIMVDHRGEIVDGDHILGICALDMLERERLRRKTVVGTVMSNLGLELALKAKGIRLLRTDVGDRYVVEAMLKGGYVLGGEQSGHVIFLNHTTTGDGILTALRLLAVMLRQNKPLAELTRVVQKCPQILINIMVKEKKDLKTVPQARQAIQEAEKRLGATGRLLVRYSGTEPKLRIMAEGENDSLIQQVAQDLAQGLETILN from the coding sequence ATGACGGACACACGTAAACTTTTCGGCACTGACGGCGTGCGGGGGGTGGCCAATGTCTATCCCATGACTGCCGAAGTGGCTTTGCAATTGGGTAGGGCCCTGGCCTATGTCATCAAGTATGGTCCGGGGCGGCACCGCATTGTAGTGGGCAAAGACACCCGGATTTCGGGCTACCTCCTGGAATACGCCATCGTGGCGGGCATCTGCTCCATGGGGGTGGACGTCTTGCTGTTAGGGCCATTTCCTACCCCAGGGATTGCCCACATCACCTCTTCCATGCGGGCCGACGCCGGGGTGGTCATTTCCGCGTCCCACAACCCTTATCAGGACAACGGCATCAAGTTTTTCTCCGGCAGCGGCTTCAAGCTCCCGGATGAGCTGGAGGCTCGCATCGAGACTTTGATGACCCAACCGGAGTTGGATGGGGCCAGCCCCACCGCCACCGAGGTGGGCCAGGCGTTCCGTATCGACGATGCCCGGGGCCGGTATATCTCCTTTCTAAAGAGCACTTTCCCCAAGGAATTGGAGATGGATGGGTTGAAGATTGTGGTGGACTGCGCCCATGGGGCCACCTACCGGATTGCGCCGGAAATCTTCACCGAATTGGGGGCCGAGGTTATCCCCATGGGGGTGAGACCCAACGGCAGGAATATTAATCGCAAGTGCGGCGCTACCAGCCCTGAAGGCATGGCGGTCCTGGTGAAACGCCAGGGGGCCGATCTGGGTCTGGCTTTTGACGGAGACGGGGATCGGGTCATCATGGTGGACCACCGGGGCGAAATCGTGGACGGCGACCACATCCTGGGGATTTGCGCCCTGGATATGCTGGAGCGGGAGCGGTTGCGGCGCAAGACCGTGGTGGGCACCGTCATGAGCAACCTGGGCCTGGAATTGGCCCTGAAAGCCAAGGGGATTCGCCTCCTGCGGACCGATGTGGGCGACCGTTATGTCGTGGAGGCTATGCTCAAGGGCGGCTATGTTCTAGGCGGCGAGCAGTCTGGCCACGTGATCTTCCTGAACCACACTACTACCGGAGACGGAATTCTCACGGCACTGCGGTTGCTGGCCGTGATGCTGCGGCAAAACAAGCCGCTGGCGGAGCTAACCCGCGTTGTACAGAAATGTCCCCAGATCCTGATCAACATCATGGTCAAAGAAAAAAAAGACCTGAAGACGGTGCCCCAAGCCCGTCAGGCCATTCAAGAGGCGGAAAAACGCTTGGGGGCCACCGGAAGGCTTCTGGTGCGGTATTCCGGGACGGAGCCCAAGTTGCGCATCATGGCTGAAGGTGAGAATGACTCGCTGATCCAGCAAGTAGCCCAAGATCTGGCGCAGGGGCTGGAGACCATATTGAACTGA
- a CDS encoding ferredoxin, which translates to MTKKVPVIDTDECIACGNCEAVCPAVFKLNELLGHSEVIDPTGAPEDQIQLAIDQCPVQCIHWQEEAA; encoded by the coding sequence ATGACAAAGAAAGTTCCGGTGATCGACACTGATGAGTGCATCGCCTGTGGCAACTGCGAGGCGGTCTGTCCCGCCGTATTTAAGCTTAACGAGTTATTGGGGCATTCCGAGGTCATCGATCCTACCGGCGCGCCGGAAGACCAGATTCAACTGGCCATCGACCAGTGTCCGGTCCAGTGCATCCATTGGCAGGAGGAGGCCGCCTAA
- a CDS encoding cupin domain-containing protein: MKKVNLFEAGQFAEKGFGRLLVHDSAYFKVINFNFKAGQELPVHAHDIEGQVSLVIIEGEGEFLGKDGTSFPAKPGDVVISDIAEPHGLRAKTDVRLLVTIAPPI, encoded by the coding sequence ATGAAAAAGGTCAATCTTTTCGAAGCCGGACAGTTTGCCGAAAAGGGGTTCGGGAGGTTACTGGTTCACGATTCCGCGTATTTTAAGGTCATCAATTTTAACTTCAAAGCCGGGCAGGAATTGCCGGTGCATGCCCATGATATCGAAGGTCAGGTGAGCCTGGTGATCATCGAAGGGGAAGGTGAATTTTTGGGCAAGGATGGGACCTCCTTTCCGGCCAAGCCGGGGGATGTGGTCATCTCTGACATCGCTGAGCCGCACGGGTTGAGAGCGAAAACCGATGTGCGCCTCCTGGTCACCATCGCCCCGCCGATTTAA
- a CDS encoding ferredoxin codes for MADHVPYVVEDECIACGTCEEICPEVFTVNETLGFAQVMNPGGAPDEKIQEAIDACPVQCIHWADAMG; via the coding sequence ATGGCGGACCATGTCCCTTATGTGGTGGAAGATGAGTGCATTGCTTGCGGCACCTGTGAGGAAATCTGCCCCGAGGTTTTTACGGTGAACGAAACCCTGGGATTTGCCCAGGTCATGAACCCCGGAGGAGCGCCGGATGAGAAGATCCAGGAGGCCATCGACGCCTGCCCGGTTCAATGTATTCATTGGGCAGACGCGATGGGGTAG